Below is a genomic region from Triticum dicoccoides isolate Atlit2015 ecotype Zavitan chromosome 5A, WEW_v2.0, whole genome shotgun sequence.
cgaaacggaaatgaatcaacattccggcaaaatattggcaactatcgcattttaaataccggtacctgcaaacacaaacatatatgcaacaccataaacatatgcaacaccacaaacatacatagatctagctaggccacaaaaagtgcatgtgcacgttgttggagcgagctagggagaaaaaaagtagatctacaacatgaagatagctttccccttacttacctatcaaaaaaaggtaatttcaacacttaattttgatgaatctatggtgcaaatgaggtgaggaggaggaggcagccgacaagcttagagaagaggtgggggaatgaagtggggaaagtgagtgtctaggtgtggctgtccaaaaatatctagctggtcccaggttactaatggcgcaccacatagacatgcgtcattagtaacccaacatattaatggcgcaccacacaaacatgcgccattagtagttttgcaaaaaagtaaaaaataataatttttatactaatggcgcaccgtggcacagtgcgccattactagtttaaactagtaatggcgcactctgcaacggtgcgccattagtagttttgcaaaaaagtaaaaaaaatacagtagtgcctctatgactggtgcgccattagtagttctaactactaatggcgcacattgcccggatgcgccattagtatgtttgaaaaaatgaaaaaaacattttgttactagtggcgcaccgtgtgcctggtgcgccattagtgtcttccacactaatggcacaccaacacacggtgcgccattagtatatagtaatggcgcatcacatgtctggtgcgccattagtgtcagttccatctatagcccttttcctagtagtgaggcaaGCTCCGCTAgataattttcaataaagctatgtgTTAACAACGAGCTTTGATTAAGGACATTCGCGTAAAAGGACAGATCACATCTAGCTTTCCTCCTCCATGAGNNNNNNNNNNNNNNNNNNNNNNNNNNNNNNNNNNNNNNNNNNNNNNNNNNNNNNNNNNNNNNNNNNNNNNNNNNNNNNNNNNNNNNNNNNNNNNNNNNNNNNNNNNNNNNNNNNNNNNNNNNNNNNNNNNNNNNNNNNNNNNNNNNNNNNNNNNNNNNNNNNNNNNNNNNNNNNNNNNNNNNNNNNNNNNNNNNNNNNNNNNNNNNNNNNNNNNGTCGCTGATCCGCCTTGTCTttagtggccttagggccatggaggcgtggtGGATCTCAGTCCTTGCCAATGAGAGGGCTCCTACTCCATTTTTAGTTCTTTTTAAGGGTTAATTAGGGTTTGTGTCTTACTTAGAAAGACGAGACAAGGACGGCTCCTGTAGTTGGAATAATGTCCTCCTCACCTAGTCCCCCTTCTGAGTTCTGATGGTGCATACAATGCCTTCGGAAGGGTGTGGAGGTATGTCTCTGACAGATCGAATAATGTCCTCCTCACCTAGTACCCCTTCTGAGTTCTGATGGTGCATACAATGTTGTCGGAAGGCGTGTGAAGGTATGTCTTCGGCGGATCTCGTGGGATTCGGTCGGTCTTGGTTGGATCTTCATGGATCCAGTCTTGGTGCGTCTACATTCATGTGTCTATAGGTTGGAATATGCTGATCTACACTTCTCTTCATCAGCGGTGGTTGCTATTCTGGTGCGTTGATCAGGTgagaccttagcacgacgacttctcgactgtctactacaataagtttCCCTCGGCTCTAGTGAAGGAGGGGTGATGACGACGGCACGCCTTCAGCTcgctcagtgcttgtagtcgttgctaggtggtcgATTGACCTAGATGTAATATTTATTATTCGTGGTATTCTTTGTACTGTcatgacagttgatgaatagatggaAAGTTTTCTCGAAAAGAAAAAACGAGCTTTGGAGCAGACATGAATATATTTTTTTGACATGCCAGATCGGTCACAAAGTACTACAATGGTGCTCCATTTAATTTTTTTAGGGGTTGGTGGTCGATTTGATGTGTTTCGAGtaaggttttcttcaagagagtcgAGTAAGGTTTTCTAGGGAAAATCCTATTCGACACGCTTTGCGTCAAACTGCGATGAATCGCACAGGTGTCGCGACCTAGCGAACGACTTGGGTTGGCCCATCTGTAACGTACCTACAGTTTTCAGGTtccagttttgggaaccttctagatgaTTCCCAGCCGGTTTttaccggttttgggaaccttctggaaggttcctgaacatgtttttttatttctttttctctctgtttttttcttttttgtccttttttctttttctctttttcttttcttttatttttccttttcaagTTAATTTATTTTTTCAACAAAATTTCAGCAATTTAAATGTTCGTATTTCTTGAAACTTGTTTATTTTCCAAATTTTgttcctattttcaaattttgttcaaaaatttcaaaaaagttaTAGTATTTCAAAATGTGTTCACTTCATTTCCAAATATATAAATATATTCAAAAAAGTTATAAAATTTCTAAAAATATTTcctaattttgttcacaaattcaaaaaagatcagatttcagaaaatgttcctgctttcaaaaaaaaatcaccaattaaaaaaagttcatgtttcaaaaattgtttgcaaattcaaaaatgttAGGGAAATTTCATAAATTTTTTTCGTGTTTTTATTAAATTGTTCATTTTtagaaaaatgttcgcatttttacAAAAATATTCGTGTTTCCAAAATTTGTTCGCAAATTCAAAAATGGTAGGCTAATTTTATaaattgttcgtgttttcaaaatttcaaaaaatgatcGTATTTTTTCAAAAAGTGTTGTGAATGCTTTTGTTCGTTGTTTTCacaccaattcaaaaaatgttcgggcaTTAATTTTTTTTCTCATTTTCGATAATTGTTCGCCAATTGCAAAAAATGATCACGTTTTCATTTTTTCCAGAGTTTCAAAAAATGTCCCAGTTTCCAAAATTGTTTgcaagtttcaaaaaatgtttgtgttcaaATTTTGTTTaggaatttcaaaatatgttcgcgTCTCCAAATTTTGTTTTGGAATTTGGAAAAATGTTCCCGTTCCAAGAAatcttcatgattttgaaaaaaagttccagTTTTTTAAAAAGAGTCTTTAGAAAAATTGTTCAGAAATTTGGAAAGAGTTTGTGTTTCATAGAACATTCTGTTTTTTGACTTAAAATGTTTTAATGTCAAATTTTGTTAGTTCTTTTGAAATACGTTCGGGGTTTCAAAATTAAATCCTTCTTGTTaaaaaataaaaatttaaaaatGTGCTCTAATATTTTGAAAAATTGTTCCAAAGTAAAAAATAACTCCTTCATAAATTTTGTTCTTATTTTTTGAAGACTATGTTTGTCAAAAtatgtttgaaattccaaattttgTTCTTGTTTTTCAAAGACTATTTTGGAATTTCACATTTCTTCAAAAATTCTTTTGTGTGTTTTCGAAATGtgttcaaattttcaaaaatatatatGCTATTGTACATGTCAAGCAAATAACAACCAATTGGGAATATCACGCAAAGGTAAGTTGCGAAATATGTTTGCGATGCATTTTTCTTCACATGTGGCCATTTACTTTAGTGGTAAGCAACGCTACGGAGCGGAGCGACGTCCTGTGCTCGAATGCTGCGGCATCTCTTTTGATTTTTTGATTTTTACTACTGTTAACTACTGGCGGTGTGTCTTAGTGGGCTGGCCGAACCACACGGCTCCCGTGTGCGTCGCTCTCCGTATTCGCCGCAGAATGCGGCGAGACCTCCTATTGAACGCCCGCGTGCGTCGAACGGTAGAGCTTTCGCTGAAAGCGCGCGCAAACGGGCCGGCCCATTGGCAGCGTCGAACCTAGAATTCAGCAAAAACAAAACATGCCGCGCGAAGTAGAACTCCCGACCTCTGGTTTCAGAAGACACTTGGTAACCACTCGAACTTGTATGATAGAATGCTAAAATGCAGCGCTAAACTTTTAAGTACCTATCTACAGTAGCATATCcgtcttttttcaaaaaaaaactaacatTCATGGAAAAACTGTGAACAAAATTTATTAAAAAATGCGAAAAATATTTTaaaatgtgaacaaattttaaaTTCAAAGCAAAAGAAAAAACCGGGACAAAATAATTGAAAACTGGCCAAAAGAGTGAAAAAAACTGGAAGCAAAAAACCATAGAAGAAAAAATCCGCAAGAAACAAGGAAACAGTAGTGAACCAGATCCGTACGTGGGCTGGCCCAAGTGGGGACTTGCTTCAGCGAAGGCTCGTCCTCTTGACGCCTGCGGGCGTCAAATAGGATCTGCCGAATGCGGCGCATATGAGGTCCCGTTTTCTACGGCATCTGCAGCTCATCTGGTTTGGCATGTCAGCCCAAACCAGGCCCGTGAGACATGCTCATGTTAGCAGCCCATCCATGCGAACCACAGACAGCAAGGCCCGCCCGCTCCCGCGAAAACGGCCTAAAACCCTAGCAAACCCGCGTTCACGGCCGTCCGTtctccgttcgccgccgcgccgcaaTCGTCGGGAACATGAGCGGCGCGACGGGCACCGCCGACTTCTTCTACCGGGAGGCGCTGCGCCTCGGCTACGTCGCCCGCTCCGCCTTCAAGGTCAGCACCGCCTCGCTCCTCCGGCCCCGCTCTCCCTCCCCGCGCTCCGCCTTGGACCAATCTCTCACGCGTCGCGCTTCTATTCCCCGCTGCTGCAGCTGATCCAGATACAGAAGCAGCACAAGCTCATCGCCCCGGGCGCCGCTGTGCTCGACCTCGGGTGTGCCCCCGGCGCGTGGCTCCAGGTAGCCTGCCAGAACCTGGGCCCGCTCGAGAAGGGCGGCCTGGTCGTCGGCGTCGATGTCAAGGTTCGCCAATCTGCTGATGCTGTGATTGATGGGCGGGGTGTCGGGTCTGATTTTGGTGCTCGGTTGTTGCAGAGCAGAAGGTGAAGGTCCCCTCGGCGCACTGCGACTCGCGGGTCAGGACGGTCTGCACCGATGTGATGGCTCTGATGAAGCAGCAAGCCCGAGCCATGTCGCCGCAGGTTCGATAATAGACTGCTTTTTTTAATCTACTCGATGGAATGGAATTCGGCTGGATGTGTATTTTGTGTAGATTAGTGGAATTATGTACTGATTAAATTTGTGTTATTCTGAGTTTGAAATGTGGCTTGATTGGTTCAAATTCATGACATCTTTGCACTATAAATCCATATATTGGGACTATTTTCACAGAAGAAATATAGTCCCGAAGAGTTCTCCCAAAATGGTATCGGGGTTTATTGGCTGACACCCTGACAGTGCTTGTTAGAAAAGAACTGTTAAGTAAACCAAATTTAGTGCCATGAGTTGTTAAAATATAACCAAATAATTGTAGTTTATCCATCAGCCATCATATATGTTGCATaacagattttttttttttgaaagaaaatgTTGCATAACAGATGGCAAAACACATACCTACAAGGTCGAACAATATTTACCAGAGAATGAAGCATCAGTTGGAGATATGAGAATGTAGCTGCATATGATGCTGCCTATTATGAAGGGCCAACATGTATTAATTAAACGGCAGTTTCTAGCCTTCTGTCAAAATCACAATATTTAGTTGATTGCTAGAACTTTTGAGACTGGTCTGTTTTATTTGTCATCAAATATTTGGCCGAACTATCTGTCGTGTCCACCCCTTAAAACTATGAAGCTTCACTAATCTCAACATTGAAATCACCAGTGCCTGATTTCATGGTGGATGATTAGAAATACCAGATCAAGGACTGTCAGCTATATttgtgctgttgatcttgatagtgGTTGCTCTGTTCATTTGTTGATTAATTGATGTTACTCTGTTGTACAGGAACGAGGATTTTCTGTGATATTATCCGACATGTGTCCGGTAGTTTCAGGGATCACAACCAGAGATGAAGCTATATCTTGTGAGCTGGGCATGCGTGCGCTCTCGTTGGCAGTTGGTAAGATAAAGTTCAAAGAATCGGCTGACTATCGTGAGACTATGGAGAGGTTTCAGAGCTCCACGGGCCCAGATCCTGATGAGGACGGTGTTCTTAGACGTGGAGGCAGCCTAGTAATCAAGTTTCTTGAGAACGAGGATATACCAGGTAGATCTTACAAGTAGATTTTGCTTTACTATTGCTTGCAGTTGATATCATAGCAACATGAATGATTGTCTATTGCCCTGCTGCAGGGTTTAACAAATTTTGCAAAGAGAAGTTTAAAAAAGTATCTCTCCTGAGGCCTAAGGCGACGAGGTCTAGTTCGAGGGAGATCTACATGATCTGTGAAGGTTTGCGGTAGAAGATTGGCCACCACTCACCTCCCATGAGATCCTGCAAGCTTGTGCTGAGCAGAGTGGCTGGACCGAGAACTCTACAAATTTGCCGTTGAGCT
It encodes:
- the LOC119298332 gene encoding ribosomal RNA large subunit methyltransferase E-like isoform X2 translates to MSGATGTADFFYREALRLGYVARSAFKLIQIQKQHKLIAPGAAVLDLGCAPGAWLQVACQNLGPLEKGGLVVGVDVKKVKVPSAHCDSRVRTVCTDVMALMKQQARAMSPQERGFSVILSDMCPVVSGITTRDEAISCELGMRALSLAVGKIKFKESADYRETMERFQSSTGPDPDEDGVLRRGGSLVIKFLENEDIPGFNKFCKEKFKKVSLLRPKATRSSSREIYMICEGLR
- the LOC119298332 gene encoding ribosomal RNA large subunit methyltransferase E-like isoform X1; amino-acid sequence: MRTTDSKARPLPRKRPKTLANPRSRPSVLRSPPRRNRREHERRDGHRRLLLPGGAAPRLRRPLRLQADPDTEAAQAHRPGRRCARPRVCPRRVAPGSLPEPGPAREGRPGRRRRCQEQKVKVPSAHCDSRVRTVCTDVMALMKQQARAMSPQERGFSVILSDMCPVVSGITTRDEAISCELGMRALSLAVGKIKFKESADYRETMERFQSSTGPDPDEDGVLRRGGSLVIKFLENEDIPGFNKFCKEKFKKVSLLRPKATRSSSREIYMICEGLR